The following coding sequences are from one Oncorhynchus kisutch isolate 150728-3 linkage group LG23, Okis_V2, whole genome shotgun sequence window:
- the LOC109877938 gene encoding zinc finger and BTB domain-containing protein 7C yields the protein MAHTEDDLIGIPFPNHSSDVLCCLNEQRRSGLLCDVVLVVQDHEYRTHRSVLAACSQYFKKLFTVASDGRDQHGVFEIDFVAPESLSAILEFAYTSTLTVTASNVKEILGAAQMLEIPCIINVCLEIMDSGEGGGGGGGGEEEEEEDVEEEEEDDEEDDKDMEEDDESRKDEQEDNEEDNASERSMRSSESQDQVGSERGAAPSPPNTSQYQQQYELQQNERKCRDTDSQCEKPRQEHESMESRALKDFSIESLLQEGLYPKMPSVLDRRANFSPLLPGFYPPMWAADFPGFPQKVLDPNHHAQTPRPSYPPQLDNRPLDLVVKREIIKEELKEEVPPSMLHGDFLKNFLNSGLSGMGVEMGVVRSEGSHLHLGQIKDEADFRSYMGFLSTSSHLGALFPPWQLEEERKMKPKASQQCPICNKVIQGAGKLPRHMRTHTGEKPYMCTICEVRFTRQDKLKIHMRKHTGERPYICLHCNSKFVHNYDLKNHLRIHTGVRPYQCEHCYKSFTRSDHLHRHIKRQSCRISRPRRGRKPASWRSVNNFLQGPPCSANHHEGGKTLTERSGGCRLLPSHGGVRGQSLSLGERERRDLGLGGKNLSYKDLDSDSRESRESRESREARHRSDRKQVVDEVEMERQRGVFTFALAGPGEEVLTHPPFYIPDPWTMRLENHTPNIPEPAN from the exons atggccCACACAGAGGATGACCTGATCGGGATTCCGTTCCCCAACCACAGCAGTGACGTTCTGTGCTGCCTCAACGAGCAGCGCCGCTCCGGGTTACTCTGTGATGTAGTCCTCGTTGTACAAGACCATGAGTACCGTACCCACCGCTCGGTCCTTGCCGCCTGCAGCCAGTACTTCAAAAAGCTCTTCACCGTGGCCTCTGACGGAAGGGACCAGCATGGGGTGTTTGAGATAGACTTTGTGGCCCCCGAGTCGCTGTCTGCAATCTTGGAGTTTGCTTACACATCCACGCTGACGGTGACGGCGTCCAACGTAAAGGAGATCCTTGGAGCGGCTCAGATGCTGGAAATTCCCTGCATCATCAACGTGTGTCTGGAGATTATGGACTCtggtgagggaggaggtggaggtggaggaggagaggaggaagaggaggaggatgtagaagaagaggaggaagatgatgaaGAGGATGATAAAGACATGGAGGAGGATGATGAGTCAAGGAAGGACGAGCAGGAGGATAACGAAGAGGATAATGCCAGTGAGAGGTCAATGAGGTCGTCAGAGAGTCAGGACCAGGTCGggtcagagagaggagcagctcCCAGTCCACCCAATACCTCCCAGTACCAGCAGCAGTACGAGCTGCAGCAGAATGAGAGGAAGTGTCGGGACACAGACTCTCAGTGTGAGAAACCCCGGCAGGAGCATGAGAGCATGGAGAGCCGAGCCCTCAAAGACTTTTCCATTGAATCCCTGCTACAGGAAGGGCTATACCCTAAAATGCCATCAGTCCTGGACAGGAGGGCTAACTTTTCCCCTCTGCTCCCCGGCTTCTACCCTCCCATGTGGGCCGCAGATTTCCCAGGTTTCCCCCAAAAGGTTCTAGACCCCAACCACCATGCCCAGACTCCCCGCCCCTCCTACCCCCCCCAGCTGGACAACAGACCCCTAGACCTAGTTGTGAAAAGAGAGATCATCAAAGAGGAGCTAAAGGAGGAAGTCCCGCCCAGCATGCTGCATGGGGACTTCCTGAAAAACTTCCTGAATTCCGGCCTATCAGGGATGGGAGTTGAGATGGGGGTGGTACGGTCCGAGGGGTCTCACCTCCATCTGGGCCAGATAAAGGACGAGGCAGACTTCCGCTCCTACATGGGCTTCCTGAGCACGTCAAGCCACCTGGGGGCGCTGTTCCCTCCCTGGCAGCTGGAGGAAGAGCGGAAGATGAAGCCTAAAGCCTCCCAGCAGTGTCCTATATGTAACAAGGTGATCCAGGGGGCAGGGAAACTACCCAGACACATGAGGacccacacaggagagaaaccatacaTGTGCACCATCTGTGAGGTGCGATTCACCAG GCAAGACAAACTGAAGATCCACATGCGAAAGCACACAGGCGAGCGCCCCTATATCTGTCTTCACTGTAACTCCAAGTTTGTCCATAACTATGACCTAAAGAACCACCTGCGTATCCACACAGGGGTGCGGCCCTACCAGTGTGAGCACTGCTACAAGAGCTTCACACGTTCAGACCACCTACACCGCCACATCAAGAGGCAGAGCTGCCGCATCTCACGCCCTCGACGGGGCCGCAAGCCGGCCTCTTGGCGCTCAGTCAACAACTTCCTGCAGGGCCCTCCGTGCTCGGCCAATCACCACGAGGGCGGCAAGACGCTGACTGAGAGGTCGGGCGGATGCCGGCTTCTGCCCTCCCATGGGGGAGTTAGAGGTCAAAGTCTGAGccttggggagagagaaagacgggaCCTGGGTCTGGGTGGTAAGAACCTGAGTTATAAGGACTTGgacagtgacagcagagagagcagagagagcagggagagtcgGGAGGCTCGGCACCGGTCAGACAGGAAGCAAGTGGTGGatgaggtagagatggagagacagaggggcgtgTTCACCTTTGCCCTGGCAGGGCCTGGGGAGGAAGTCCTTACCCACCCTCCATTTTACATCCCTGACCCCTGGACCATGAGACTGGAGAACCACACCCCTAATATCCCTGAGCCGGCAAACTAA